The genomic interval ttgtcacTGCAGGTTTGAACATTACTCCAATGagtatgaggtcgatatacatcggtagattacgtctaattatatGGACTAGTTTGAACCTTATCTTTGAACGCTACTCTTGATTAAATACTTAAGCCAGTAAACACAGTTAAAGAATGTTCAGACTTGGATAGGTCGTGTTACAAAATAATGATTGCCTATTTTAGCTGATCCTGTGATAAATTCCAGTCTATCCAAGCTTCCAAAAGATGCCATTTTCATACATTGTGGTGTCGGAGACAGGACATAGTAAGCAGTAATTTAGTGCATGTTTACACGGTCATGGTAAAAAGTCGTTAAACCTAAAAGCTTTTAAAGCCTCCATAAACGTTAGTTTCCAATAACCATCCCAACGTTTTCGTACtgtctttaaataaacatttttgagGCAATTCATCTTGAGCTTATGGTACAAATATATTTTCGGTCATGTTTACTACAGATTATCATATTAACCGACAGAATCTTTACAAACAACAAAACGATGCATCTAGATTTTGAAGAATTGTCATTTAACATCCTTACTGAAGTGTAAAATAGCATAATGTAgttaattgatttttttcctaCTTACCCAACTGTTTGTGGTGAAGTTGTTACCATTCCATGTGTGCATGGTTTCAGCTGGAAGGACCAGAACAATGCCTTCAGAAAGGACCCAACACTTAAACTGACTGCAGTACCCACTCTGCTCAAAGTTGGACATGTATGACACAGTATTTTGTAATTAACCTAACTGTacctcatattatatatttatggaattatgtctttaaatgcaatattaaaatgtgttagcttttaaatgatgtacatgtacttcTTGTATATAATGGCACTTTTTGTATTTTAGTCACAGCGCCTTGTGGAGGAGCAGTGTGCAAACAGTGATTTAGTTGAAATGCTGTTCACAGACGATTAATTCTTCTTTTGTTTcaatatcaataaataatataaaaatgaagttGAAGTCATTAATTTGCTTTCACTGTGCGAAGGGCATAAGACAACCACAAATCCCGGCAGCACTTCAGTTTTCTCATCACCCCAGCTGCATGATTTGTAAAATCACAAAGTATGTATGATTGCCGTAGAAATGGAACAAGGATCTGATAGCAAACAGTACAGCAAGAGTGAAATATTGTTGGTGCTTTACACATGTTCAAGTGCATAGTGCGTTTCCCGCGACAGTATGTCAGCCTTCAGACCAAGCTAGACAAATTGAAAGCTAGacgtaaacaagatgtgtttgtgaaacacaatgtccccctatatgatgtttgaccttgaaggatgaccttgaccttgtgaaggatgaccttgacctttcaccactcaaaatgtgcagctccatgagatacacatgcatgccaaatatcaagttgttatcttcaatattgcaaaagtattcataaaataagtgattagggccacatatatttgacctctgaccttgaaggatgactttgaccttgacctttcaccactaataatgtgcagctccatgagatgcacatgcatgccaaatatcaagttgctatcttcaatattgcaaaagtatttataaaataagcgatttgggccacatatattttccctctgaccttgaaggatgaccttgacctttcaccaatcaaaatgtgcagctccatgagatacacatgcatgccaaatatcaagttgctatcttaaatattgcaaaagtattcataaaatgagcgattttggccacatatatttgacctctgaccttggaggatgaccttgaactttcaccaatcaaaatgtgcagcttcatgagatacacatgcatgccaaatatgaagttgctatcttcaatataacaaaagttattgcaaaatgttaaagttggcgcaaacagaccaacagacagaccaacagacagggcaaaaacaatatgtcccccactactatagtgggggacataaaaatccagaTTGCTGGCCCTCCTGGCTTGTAAAACAATTTAGACCTAAAACAAATTTGAAGTTGATTGTTTATAAGCCTGTAAATTAAATTACTAGACATTGTTGCCTTAAGTTTTCAGACAAACGTGTAGATTAAATTACTGTGATATTGAACCAACTACAAAATGTAAATTTTTTACAGTGGTCGAACAAAATTGTATATGTACAACTTTTTGAATTCATCTTTGATAATTCCAATTTTGACAATTAATGTTTATTGCAAATCCGTACCATTCATTGAATATCCTCAAATTTATGGCTGTAGGCATTTCCAAATATGTACTGCTGAACTATGGCTTGCCAATAGTTGTTATTCCATTTTATTATGTTGAGATTGTGTGCGCACAAATTGAAGTATGTTGTAGAAAATTTTACCTCCtgaatgtatttattcattttatagaCACAAGTTTAAACAGAACGATAAAAGACTTGATTTTCAATACTAGATTAGATATAACAAGACTATTTcgtcatgaaacttcaaacatggatagatggcaatatggagattatgcacgttatttcattttgttcttacgtcaagaattctggttgctatggcaacaaataacaaaaaatcaaaGTAACTGTTCTGAGCTGATAATATCTCACTATAGCCTAACAGTTATGGAAAACTGCCATCCTATCCCCCAGCAGATTTTTTTCTAtaacaatcttttttttaaactctCCCCAATATCTTTAGATGGGAAAAAATAGAACAGCACAGTTTTCACTATAACCATGCAAAGAAATCTGCCAGACGCCTGgcaccaatgtttttttttacagaaccaAACTTTTTTAATAGGCCCATGAAATAATTACTACAAAAGTTTCTATCAAGTTTCAgtatgattggacaaaaattgtcaCCTCTTGAGTAAGGGTTCACATTTGTTTTTTACTATAGCAGCATAAAGCTTTCTGCCCAGACCTtaggaagccatgtttttcaacaaactgtaaCTATTTTTAAACTTGGCTGAGTTGGAGTTCAGAAGGTGAATGTTGACAACCAACAATGCACAACAAgacctgcgtttgtgaaacacaatgcccccttatacAGAAAATAGTCATAGAAaaaagtccaaggcccattactttgcaaaaaaaataaatggaccggaacgaatcTCACCCTTCATCCGTACGTCATGTCggtagactcgcataccaaaaatTAGCTCAATTTCTGAAAATGGTTTTattagtccaaggcccataacttcgccaaaaatcaatgaacaGAAATGCAAATCACACTATCTGTAAGAAGAAATTCAGCTCAATATATGATAACATTTGAGAACTCCGGAAACTGCGCAAATGCTAAATGCCACCCTCACGGGGAGCATAAACAGTAACACAAATGCTAACTATGAGCCGTTTGTGCTCCGGTAAGCTTAAAGGCACATACAAGTAACAACGTCGTGGCATTCTGTTTGAAAAGCATGAAATTCTGACAGCAAATAAGTCAATTTTGgtacaagttttttattcttaaaaGCCAAAGTAATGTTGGAAGTACATCAACATAAATAATTGGAAACACTACCACTAAATAAGTTGAAAATGTATTTTGGGCAGTTTTAACTTATTCAATGATGACAAATTGGACAAAAATCTGGTACTTAGAAAAGTTATGCCCAACCTCAAAACACTTAACAGCAAAGAAACAAATACTCCAAAACGAGACAGGTCATTTAGCTAGTAAATGTACTTATTTGGCTGCTGTAATACAAGTTAGTAATAAACCAAACAGTGCAACAAAAATACTGCAGTCTTAAatacaatcaataaaataattatacagaAATCACACATCACATTCATTGTGAACTTAAGTTAATTTAATGCGTGTCAACAGACACTATACCATTTTATAAATGTCAAAACATACTTGAATGGATAAAGTAAACTGGTGAAACAATGACAAGAAACTTCCTATCCAGTGACAAACCAACACAATATATCTAGTTATGTAGAATAAATACAACACACAGAGAAAGGACATCAATGATACTTGCATTTATTGATATTTTCTGATGAAAGGACCTTCACATGAATAATCAAAATCAGCAATATGCAGTCAAATCCTTGTGAGTGATATTCCATGTTAAGAAAGAATCAACAGTGTTTGATCAATTTGAATGTGGAGGGCAAAATAGTCAACATTGTACAAACATTATTTGTTCACAATTCTTATCAATAATTCTTTAAGAGGACtacaatataataaatacacaGACTGATAAAATCGTGCATATCTGCACTGTGCAAGGTTCACCAATGTAAGATCACAACTAGTATTTTCTCAGAGACTTCTCCGAAAcatcaaacaaaaaaatatatgtaacacACTCATACAGAtggcaaataaatatgtatatttataacacTGTAAGAGCAATCATCAGAGTACAAAAACCTTATATTAATACGCCAACTATTATTAGAATTGTATAGTTTTAGTAATGAACAACATAGCACTTAAACCTCAAACGAATTATGTTTCTGAAAAACATATGGCTACTTCTGTTAACAATTCGTTTGATATGCAATTAACAACAAAACTTATTGTTCTTATGCATcctaaatgtaaacaatatttatactAAATGTAGTTTAACAGCACAAACAATTCAATTTTATTCCcaagtacaaaaaaaaaaaaaaatctgctacCAAAAAGTACATATTGTAAACAATGTCGATTAAAAATTGTGGTGGATAGAACATTTTCGAATAGtaacaaacatttgatgaatGCTAATAGTAGAAGCGATGGTTCATACATGTCCACAGTTTGGATTTGTGCAAGCATACTATGTTAATCTAGATAAGATGGCTTCTATGACTGTTCACCTTCTTCTAGATCCTGCACTTGTTCCTTCTGCTGGTCACCATCACCTGCAAGAGAAAGCATACCTTGTGTGTATTCAACATTAATCAAATCATTATTTTAACATGAGGGCCAAAGAATTTATGTTGCTTACCTGAGACTGAAACTAGGGAAGTCAActtggtaaaaaaacaaacacatttagaacttatgttctgagcaagttttattaTGTTTGGATATAAAATAGAGACCTACAGAGTCTACAATCTACAAaaagacatataaggaaacttGTACCCCCCCTattagccatgtttttcatctgACTGCAAATATTTCAAACTTGGCAGTGAAATCCTTATAATCGCTTGTTTTGACCCACCTGGCATGATATGAACAAACTTGGTTCAGGACCACCATATAATTTTATATGTCAAACACCAAACTCCTTGGCAATGCAATTTCAGAGTTTACAGTATACACATTCAAAAAATAAGATCATGGTCAGGCCAATTTTAGCCCCCAGGCCATGATTCCAAACATGGCAAAGAGAACCATATGATGTAGCATACCAATTATTCCCCTGGGCCTTGTTGTAGAGATTTTCAAGTCATTTTGCTCAACAAGTCTATAATACCTGAGATGTGGTCAGTTTTGACCTAGTGGCCAAGATTCAAGATAACTTATTAGGATCACTGTATGATGTAACACTCCAAATATTGAAGCCCTGACAATTGTTGTCTCTATGAGGCTCCAGTCACctagatacatgtattaaattaacaagatttttttttaacaactttaaAAGCCAAGGATCATCCCTGCCTTGCGTTTCAAGTGAACTCAACAGAAGAAAGTTACCTGACACACCAATGCATGGACTGACAGTGAACACGGTCTCATAAAAGCTTTAAATGAGCATTATGTATCCACATGAGCTAGCAATCTTAACACAGGTACAGGACTTTGTCAACTTTTTTTTACATGATTTTAAGAAAAACAGTAAATTAAAAAGGATCAACAGCGGTCACATTCCATAAGCATCTTTTGTAATAGCTCATTTCTTCCATAGAACAtggtaaaaatgttataaagttCTCAATATGTTCTCAACAAAATTATTCAATTATGTCCTCAAAAACAAAGAAGAGCGAGATTCACTggtaaatatgaaaacaaaaggcATGACAATTATATAATTAGTTTGAATAATCTCATTGGTTGTACACCAATGAATAGGCCTTGACGAGTGTCAGGGGTGGatttgaccattattttttaCACCTTAAAATTTTCATTCATGCCTCTTAAGAAATGTTCTATGCATATTAAACACAGATACACAAGATTATTATAGTCGTACCTTCTGTGGTCATATCAGACTGTCCAAAGTGTCAGGTTATCTCGCAAGAGCTGCATAATAAGAGTTGAATCCTTATAGCTCTCCTCATTTAGGTTGTCCAACTCTGCAATGGCATCATCAAAAGCTGCTTTCGCGAGTCTACATGCCCTGTCTGGTGAGTTAAGGATCTCATAGTAGAAAACAGAGAAGTTGAGGGCCAGACCCAATCGGATGGGATGGGTGGGTGCAAGGTCGCTCATAGCAACGTCACTGGCAGCTTTGTATGCAACCAGGGCGTCCTCAGCTGCTGTTTTTCTGTCACTACCAGTAGCGAATTCAGCTAGGTATCTGTGATAATCACCCTTCCTGCAAACCAAGACATTAGTTAAAAAGTTCACACAATGCTTTTTGTCTACTAACCtatattacactgtaactccaatatattGTGGTCTGTATGGAACAAagtggctatggctcccaaaaatcaaATGAGCATGATAAGTTAACTAAATgaaatgttttaatctgagaaatTGCTAATCGAGATAAAAACGGGTTCTAGCTAGTATTTCACCCTTTCTACACCCACTTAAATTTTCTGTATAATCTGACATTCATAAGCCCGGTTTGGTCCAGATTGTTTGCcttcattgtacatcacattcaaGCTTGTGTACTGCGATTAACAATAACCCCACTtgccaaacatcacaggtcattttgcGTGTCACTATtgtctattgaatttgctttgaattGCCGAATAAATAGTCCACACATGAAATTGTacaataactgtaaatgtcacagatCAATAAttacctatctcaacaatctttgcgcgTTAGATACAGCGTTAACGACTTCAAAAGTAAAGTGAGTTGTCTCCTATGCAATTGTTTATACCAAATTAAAGAGTGAGTTGTCTCCCATGCGGCTGATGATGTGCTACGAAGTTTTTCTTCAGCAATCAAATATAAAAacccatgctttccatgaggaTCAATGGCGTGATATTGTACatggggtctaatttgtgcatgcttttttGAACAATTTAACTTAGCAATGcttttcggatttcaaatttgattactacacatttgaaaatacttgcatagaataatgttttgtgttataccaatatATTACATAgggatataacacataattcaaTAAGGTAGGTTAATAGCATGTTTTGATATTGCCAAACTATGcttatgcatacatatacatgcatgaatgacctgacaagtaaTAAATTATACTGCGCGCTCGATATTTAGAGGTTGTGATCAATCAACCGTGATATATTGGGAGTAAAATTTGGCTTTAGATATATGTATAGGATCATGTAATTCCATACATATTAAGATATATGGAAAAACTGGTCTACATCTGTATTTAAGTTCAGTAACATATAAATACAACTTTTATTACTTAAAATCTTACATTTTGTAGTAAAAGACTCTAGATTCGCCAGTTGCAGCTTGTGAAATCAAATTTTTATCAAGAATCTCTAAGACATCCCGACAGATCTCTTTCAGCTCCTTCTCAATCTGAAAAACATAATCAGTTAACAatctttaattattattaataaatgaataatcaTTTCCACCAAACATATTCTCTTCGTATTATGTATCAaatttatcagattttttttttaagcattaaGGAGACTGAAAGTACCATTGAGTCAAAATTTAGTTATTTTCTTTGGAAGCAATGTACAATATAAAACTATAGTCAACAGAGTTATTTATTCAAGGCTAGGGTCTACGGGATTACTTACAGTCAGCTTTTAAAGTTTGCGCTAATCGACTTATTTATATGCAGaggaataataaaacaagagctgtctccatcggaagacatatgcccccgaaaaacgctctttttgaaacctaaacacagattttgaaacctaaacgcggaccctaagttcaaggtcaaaggggtcaaaatgcgTGTGCGTATGataaggccttgtccatatacacatgaataccaaacatgaaggttacatctgaagcgacatagaagttatgagcatttttcgaaacctaaatgcaaaagcgtgacggaaagacagacggacggacagtgtgatccctatatgccttccttcgggggcatacaaatgaaaTGCTAATGAATTAACTAACGAGGGCAAAAAGCCATAAGTCTCTAACAGCAGACACAAAGAAAATATACTGTTATAAGTTCATAATGTTCACTATATTTCCCAATAAAACTgtgcaatgtttttttaaactaacCACTGCCCCAACACTTGGAACCCATGCTTGGAACACTTGGAACAATAATCACTAT from Dreissena polymorpha isolate Duluth1 chromosome 1, UMN_Dpol_1.0, whole genome shotgun sequence carries:
- the LOC127854734 gene encoding thioredoxin domain-containing protein 17-like; this encodes MAKQLHVEGYNAYKAAEDENKDKTLFALFSGSAGADGSSWCPDCVEADPVINSSLSKLPKDAIFIHCGVGDRTYWKDQNNAFRKDPTLKLTAVPTLLKVGHSQRLVEEQCANSDLVEMLFTDD
- the LOC127854654 gene encoding LOW QUALITY PROTEIN: 14-3-3 protein epsilon-like (The sequence of the model RefSeq protein was modified relative to this genomic sequence to represent the inferred CDS: deleted 1 base in 1 codon); its protein translation is MADREDNVYQAKLAEQAERYDEMVESMKKVAQMDTDLSIEERNLLSVAYKNVIGARRASWRILTSIETKEEEKKDLQKVETIRKYRNEIEKELKEICRDVLEILDKNLISQAATGESRVFYYKMKGDYHRYLAEFATGSDRKTAAEDALVAYKAASDVAMSDLAPTHPIRLGLALNFSVFYYEILNSPDRACRLAKAAFDDAIAELDNLNEESYKDSTLIMQLLRDNLTLWTSDMTTEGDGDQQKEQVQDLEEGEQS